TACAACTAAACACTTCTGAAGCAGTTTCAGTGGCGCACGATTTCACTGTTGCCAGATTCACTAAAAACTCATTCTAACATTCTCCCTCCCGTGAAACTGGTAACGAGCTGATTAATTGTACGACTAATAAATTTACATCATCTAACTAATATGTGTTAATATCATGTTTGCTCCAGGAGTAATAAACCATACACCTCCCGGATCGAAGATTTTCGATTCCACAAAATATTGAATCTCATAATTTAACAGACATAGTTTTAATTCACCCACTGCATCATTTTCGTACCACTTGCCGTGCACAGAGCACTCTTTACCAACGCGCGCCGTCTCGTATACAGTTGGTTTACGACACACTTTTTGCCATAGCGTCGATTCATTCATTCGCACCATACTTATCCCGGTGCAAACAATAGATACATCAGCAAACTTTACGGCTGCAGTAGAAACGTTTGCGTTCTGATGGAATACGGTCTCTAGAAGCTTGACATCATCAGTAATACATCGAGAAGCTGGAATTTCTTCTGTTGTTTGAAGTTCAGGATGGTGATGTTGGAAAAGGTTTTCTTCTAAATCGGCTGTGCTATTAATGACATCCTGCGGTATCACTTTACCGATTGCAAGAAACTGTTTGCTTTCCGTCCGTGTGCAGCCACCTTTTTCGTTGTACCACTTTATTAATGCTTACTTTTTGGCACTAAAATCACAATCAATTTTCTTTACCGATGCCAAATAATCCTCATTTAATTTCGCCAATCGTCGTTCGAAATCCTGTTTGATTCTCGCCGTTTCCTCTTGCTGTTTTATTCGCCATGACTTGTGATGCTCTTCAAGCAGTTGCAGCTTGCTTTTCATATCGTCCATGGCGAATCGTTTCAAGATGAGCTTTAGAATCTTTGAAGAATGTTGGGGCGAGTTTCTGGCTTGAATAAAACCATCTTGACAGCAGTCTTCATGATGAACAGCTTCAAAGCTATAATTTATTGCTAATTAGTTTACAATTCTGAATGGTTATACGAACAAACTTACATTCTAGTTTACAATTCAAGCTGCCCAGAAATCTCCCTCACATCTTCTCACTATTTCACTTACAACTAAACACTTCTGAAGCAGTTTCAGTGGCGCACGATTTCACTGTTGCCAGATTCACTAAAAACTCATTCTAACAAACACTAAGCAGCGTGGTGGCaattgtcccagtgggggatgtattgccaagaagaagaagatatggctcaaaccttggtTTATTATGCTGCGGTTGAGCGTATTTCTCATTGTACATCAGAATATATTGGAGCTCTAACCAATATTATGCCATCAGGCGACTTGCCTACTTTTGGTTGTTTTGACAAGTACCTGCATAAGTCCAAGCTATAGACGAATCATTATTAGAACGGATTACGATAAGTTTTTTAAATGAATCAATAAATGAAACTAATGGCGAACCATGACAGAAAGCGAATgttcataaaaaatcaattagaATCAATATTTGAAAGGTCCAAACAACTCTTATTTATCGTGCAAAAATTCAAGGATATTCAGGAAAGCATCATGCTCGAGTTATCCATGCTAAATCGTTTCGTTCCGTTCatttttgcagaaaaaaaagaTGTCTGTTCCACTGACATCTAGAAACAGTGGAGGCGCATGGTCGGCGATCTGATAAATTGAACAAATCGCtaataaaaaattaattcaGATTTACGTGTAAATATGATACCGATCTGTACTCATGAAATATGATGATGTTCTGAAACAAATACTCGCCAAAATAgacataaacatatttttgtgttcgatttaggaacaaaatatcacacaaCAGTTGTAAAAGCGGGTAgttgaatttctttcgaataAATTATACCATAAAAATTATTGATATAGACGtgatatttaattttaatattattaacGTGCAAGTTACCTGAAACAAACTGAGTTAAACGTGTCACAAGAAAAACAATCAAAACGTAATACTACATCACTGTATCGTCTCTTTTTTGTTTCATCTCAGCTTAACTAGTCCTCTCCTCGCGTTTGGCAGCGAACAGGTGCTTCGGAACCGCCCCATCCGGGTGATGACCATCCAAGCTCGGCAGTATGATCTTGTTCCGCCGTCGTTCCTCAGCCATGGCTGCCGCAGCAGCACCCACCATGAACGGATTGAATGGTTTCGGTTCAGTCCTGGGACTGTTGATGTCCATCGAATCCAAGGCTGCTGGCGGGGCTGACGGTGTCACACTGGCCATTTCCGAAGAGGGTCTTCGCTCTCCCTCATCGTTATTATCGATATTGTGAATAGACCCAGAACCATCGTGCTTGGGAGGACTCGTTGAGATTGAGATATCTAGCGAGGGATGCCCAGAATCGACCAGCGCTTCGTTGCCATAGTTGTTGTTGTTAGTATCGTCGGCGtcgttgttattattattattattgccgTTACCATGCGTTCCGTTGCTGATGGCCAAACTTTGCGGCGCACTTCCAGGCGGACTGTAGATGTTGCGTTGATTGTCCTCAAAGGGAGTGGCTCTTGCGAGTGGGGCATGATTGTGTGAGTTTGGGAGGGGATGATGATTGTTGTTCAACGATTTTGTTGACGCCGGAAAAGACACATAACTGATAGGCGTCGAAGTACTGTGATAGATGTCTCTTTCGCGCAGATATTGATCGTAGATCCCATTCAGGGTAGCCGTATTACTGCAATAAGacgaatatatttatttatgtgAAAACAACATAAGCATAAGCTTTTACCTTGACAACGGAATAATAATGCCGGAATCCGGAGGTGCCGGTGCGTATGTATGTCGCGGGTAGTTCACTTCATCATCTGCCGCAGAGATTCCGACATGATTGGTTCGAACGTGGTAAGGAAAGCTCTTGTTAGCTCGTGAAGGCCATGTTAACCAGAGGAATGCTGCGTGGCCACAGTACGCCACTAATGACAATGCTCCGAACATGACACTCTCTCGAACCCAGGGATCAAGAACATTCACCCCGACAACTGTTAGTATAGGTCCACTCATGATCCACATTGATCCCAACAAAGTAAATGGGTAGTAAAACGGTGCTTTCTCGGTGAATTTTCGTATCGTAGCAGCACATGAGTATATGAAAAAGCCCCAGCTCACACACCGTAGGCCGGCCAGTCCGAATCCTGCTGGTGACTCGTACAGGTTTAAGACTTCTCCTGGATCAAACGCCTGTAAAAACATATTTAACACTTTTAGTCATTTTTCCTACATGCGATACCAAATATGCGAACTTTACCTCCGACTGATAAATGTACAAAGAAATGTAGACAATCACGTACAGATTGGTGAAGACCGTAATTTTGACGGTGGCACAGGTCTTGAGTCGGGCCCGCGTAATCGTATACCCTTTGGCCATCAGGAGTAGCAGCAATAGGAACGTGATTTCACTGGCACTGGTGAAGAATCCGCCGAAGCTGGTAAACGGTCCTATTCCGGATACGGCATATTTGGCCCATGTGACACTCAGCAGCAACACTCCGAACCACTGCAGAAGCACACTCAAGGCAAACAGGCGGTAGGTGCAATGGTAGAGGTGGCGAGACTTCAGCTCGATGGCACATAGAAACACCGCCAGCAGAAGGAGGGTGTAGGAAATCGATTCGACCAGAAGAATTGGTGGAATATCTGAAAATATAAAGTGAAgtaacactaaattaatgatttcgtgtgtgttacttctacgtgaagttaaacgatttacaatgatatggaaatgctaatattatcttccaaacttggacgtacatgttcatgatagaattagaggcgaaagtatagaattgatagttccgttaggatacggcaggcatgaaatgtttttatagaagtcgatttgaaagcgagcggagggcaatatttgtgatggcacatatcacacgaccttccttctgccaagctccccttcatacgggaatTCGTTAGGTCGGCTTGACGATTCACCGTCCAAAGCGAGACCATAATATTATCAGTATTTGCCCGACTATTTGACTGTCTCGGGTGAGGGTTTGCGTCTCGGCTAAGCAAAGTGGTATACTGTTTCAGTGAGTGCAGTAATGGCTCCTGAAACTAGATAGctctttttcaaccatttgctcGATCCTGGGAAGGCGCCAAATTGATATCGCCATTTGAATCTATGTACATAACCAGCAATTGTCCTTCAAGGTTTCTTGAAGGTAGAAATCCTTAAGCTCGTTCATTTTCGCTCGCACTAGAGGAAGAGAAGTATCGCGGTTTCCAAGTTCCGAACAATTTAAAGTATTTCTACAAAAGTGAAACGTGTTCCTTCAAAGTTTGCAGAAGGTAATAATTGAGAACAGTGGTGTAAAGTGAAGTGCTTGAAGCAAAATCTTTTGGTGTCTTCCAGATAGCTGCTTATTTCGGTCAGTGCGTCTGACACTTTCGCGATTCTCTCCATTTGCCGGAGTAGATATAGAGACAAAAAAAAGGTAATTTAAATTTATGACTATAATTTTGCACACGACTAACGTTCGccattcgcgttggacttccagcgcgTAGGCGCTTTTTTGTACGGGCTGGAATTGTGTGACGACCAGCGGAGTCGAATTGGGGTTCCGTCCTTTTGCTGTGGgtcgaaggaagaaggaagaaggaagaacctTCGTCTTCGGCACACCGCCGGAAGAACCGTCGTTTTCGGCACCCCGCCGGAAAAGCCTCCGTCTTCGGCACCCGCCGGAACCCGTCATCGCTACcaaaaatcctgcgcaggtacgtggaaACTTATGTAATCATGGCCATGAAATAGTTTCCCCCTAGCTAGTACAGAAATTCCGTCCAACCCGAATGAAGTggtagaataataaatttgttgaatttgaaGCTCTGAGAGtcaattgattttgtttcgGCAGTTCCGTGGGAACCTGCTGTTCTCTTTTACGTTTCCGTTATTCCGTTGGTAGATTGCACCTCAGACTTCAATTCCTCTATTGTTTAGCGTTTATTGTTGAGCGAGCTTAAGTGATTAAGAGGATAACCAGGgcaaaggattttagggtggtTTTCCAGGTTTCAGCGGGTGATTTTGGTAAATTCAGCCAGCAACCGTTCGAGGATTTCCCCTGAGGAATTGTCTCAAAAATAGTCGGGCAAGTCAACAGACTGGTGGTCTCTCGTACGcgagagtggcgctaaagccaCCAAGGTTTAATAATTCCCTCAGACGATTTGCGAACGGTTACAGggtgttgggttggaggactatggtgattggttggctgcggTCTTCTAGGGTGGTGAAGGCTAATCACGCCCTGCTATACTGCAGTCGCTACTGTACATGGAAAACCTACACATAGAGACGAGTTTTacctgccattcacaaacaattcacGCATAACGCAAAAATTCCATGTATTTCTCGGCAACACTCATCACATAACATAACAAACACTTACAGAAGAGACACATTTACCATTACattattgcgagcaaatgcattctttcaaaTGCAGAAGGAATCAAATTCACCATTGGCCCATTCCAGGCCAGcgcattatttttttgtttaaaaggattaacatccaccattgccttatactTCTTAAGAAGGTATATACAGGACATAAGTTTGATTTCAAAGATAGCTAAAATATTTACCAGAATGCTTTCAATTCATTTGCCGTTTTTGCCGATTCTACTAAAAATACATCCATTGTTTAACTATTTTAGAACCAAAAAGCTTCCTCGGAAATCATTTGAAGATATTGGAGGATCAAGAACATCCAATACTATTAATGAATATTGGGCTGATAATGTCCATTAAGACACTCTTGAACGTATCTTTGaacgcttcactttttggacgcatacagtcgattgcgaAGATTTGTTTGCAGGAAGTACTTTTTccggggaattgttccattcgggaAATTACATtcaggaaattgcattcggggaatggTCGTACAATCATAAcaacaacttattgccctagttCGAAAAATAGATTAGACAAGGGCTCGAATTGATAGATCACTGCTGAGTAACTAGAAATTCACCATATAATTATAGTCAAATAGCTAAAGCATTTTTAAACGTGCCACTTTGGAACGTGATGCTAGCAATCGAAAAaggatgaaaatttgaaattcgcAGTTAAAGGTATGTATTATACGGAGGAACAATGCTTCTCAAGAAAAGCATCATCCGGTATCATCACACATCGAGCGTCTTCGATATTTTCCAAACTTGGCAAACAGTTAAAGAATCGACACGATTCTTCACTCACTTTCAGTGGTACGGGCTGGTTCCAAACCAAGCGTCAACCGTGTGATCCTCGAATCGTCCATAACTGATaggcatatatatatatatatattggcCTCGACGATCACTGCCCCAATCATTTCAA
The nucleotide sequence above comes from Armigeres subalbatus isolate Guangzhou_Male chromosome 3, GZ_Asu_2, whole genome shotgun sequence. Encoded proteins:
- the LOC134224469 gene encoding transmembrane protein 145-like, encoding MIVVILISLIWFVVGSDAKYVEGHLKTTSDWAFLARFCFLSNHGRYQYEIEYEKRYGELKLLLYYDDKTQWPAVYKTDKALTCSEKLSVLSVIDNQIVPLTPRNHVYSGCTLLTQNTKDNNGVPKRSSPDIFGGRTPSNEEDTFTYDQFLKPSTPETSVDLSEGFEWNVTEMDFSTIENSTFEPMVVAHSVGYNDLENSTDYRVYVEQLFDNTEESARNVTRIRRATKYDSKLIVSCTNHGTFTSSRQRWWYIAISNCGSNRGLDVFYRFKMTNGVPGDFWHEHFSADEMYIPPILLVESISYTLLLLAVFLCAIELKSRHLYHCTYRLFALSVLLQWFGVLLLSVTWAKYAVSGIGPFTSFGGFFTSASEITFLLLLLLMAKGYTITRARLKTCATVKITVFTNLYVIVYISLYIYQSEAFDPGEVLNLYESPAGFGLAGLRCVSWGFFIYSCAATIRKFTEKAPFYYPFTLLGSMWIMSGPILTVVGVNVLDPWVRESVMFGALSLVAYCGHAAFLWLTWPSRANKSFPYHVRTNHVGISAADDEVNYPRHTYAPAPPDSGIIIPLSSNTATLNGIYDQYLRERDIYHSTSTPISYVSFPASTKSLNNNHHPLPNSHNHAPLARATPFEDNQRNIYSPPGSAPQSLAISNGTHGNGNNNNNNNDADDTNNNNYGNEALVDSGHPSLDISISTSPPKHDGSGSIHNIDNNDEGERRPSSEMASVTPSAPPAALDSMDINSPRTEPKPFNPFMVGAAAAAMAEERRRNKIILPSLDGHHPDGAVPKHLFAAKREERTS